AACGGCAGGGCCGGCATTGCCATGAACGGAGTCTCCCCGAGGCTATCGGCCTGTCATAGCTCAAACGGGGGGACACTTTGGGAAAATCTGCGTGGTGTCACGCCCGTCCGCGCCAGGGGTGCACGAGCAGCGGCCCCGCGATCAGGCTGCCGAAGGTGACGATGCCCACGGCGATGGCGACGAATACGCCCGGCAGACCCCAGCCGAGATGTTCGATCGCGAACCAGCCGCCGGTCGAGGCCACGAACAGGCGCATCACGCCGGCGGCGAACGGCGCCTTCATGCGGCCCGCGCCCTGGCTGGCGAAGGACAGCGTCATGCCGATCCCGAAGACGAAGTAGAACGGCGCCACGCGCGTGACATAGGCCACGGTCGCGGCAATCACGTCGGGATCGTCTGTGAACAGCCGAGCCCAGCCTTCGGGAAAGAGCGCCACGATCCAGCCGAAGGCGCCGATGCCGAAGCCCGCGACCAGGCTGCCGATCCAGGCGGCGCGCACGGCACGGCGCCAGTCGCCGGCGCCGGCCGCGACGCCGACGATGGTCGTCAGTCCGGAGCCGATGCCGAAGGCCAGCGGCACCAGCATGAACTCCAGCCGGACACCGATGCCGTAGCCGGCGAGCGCAGCCACGCCGAAGCGGCCGACCAGGCCCGTGACCAGCATGGCGGTGAGGTTCGCGGTGAAGGCGGAGAAGGAGGCGATCAGGCCGACCCGCAGGATCTCCCAGAACAGGCGGGCCTGCAGAGGCACGCCGGCGGCCGCCGGCACGAAGCCGAGCTTGCCGCTCCACAGGGCACGCGCTTGCAGGAGTGCCGACACTGCCGAGGTGAGCAGCGCGGAGACCGCGGGCCCGGCCATGCCCATGCCCGGCCAGCCGCCGATACCCAGCGCCAGCACGTAGGAGAGCGGCACCTGGGCGATCGATGAGACCAGCATGTAGCGGCCGGGCGTCGTCGCATCGCCGCCGCCGCGCAACAGGGCCGACAGGAAGAAGTTGGCCCAGATGAAGATCGAACCGGTGAACAGGACGTTGGAGTAGGTGAGGGCGTTGGCCAGCGAGCGACCTTCGCCGCCGAGCAGCCGGTAGAGCGCGGGCGCGACTGTCCAGGCGAGCAGGGTGAAGAGCAGCGCCAGCACCGTCCCCAGGACCAGCGCGTGCAGCACCAGCTTGCGGGCGTCCTCGGTCCGGCCGGCGCCCAGTGTGCGGGCCATGGCGGCCGCCACGCCACCGCCCATGCCCCCGGCGGCCATCATGGTCATCATCATCATGAGCGGGAAGACGAGCGCGAATCCCGCCAGCGCCTCGGTGCCCAGCCGGCCAAAGATGAAGGTCTCGGCGATGGCCACGAAGGTCTGCACGATCATGACGGCGGTGGTGGGCGCCGACAGCTTCCACAGGCTCTTGCCGATGGGGGCCGTGAGAAGGGGATGGGCCAGGTTGGAGCTCCGATTGCGTGCATATGCACATTATCAGCCCGCGCGATCGTGTCACCTGACAAAGGCTGCGGCAGCCCATTAGGTTTTGCCCATGACAGACAAGGAACGCCCGCTCGCCAGGCCCTCGGTCCAGATCGACAACGATCGCGTGATCGTCACGGAATGGCGCTTTCCGCCGGGCAGCCACACCGGCTGGCACCGCCACAATCACGACTATGTCGTTGTCCCGGTCACGACCGGCGAACTGCACATTTTCGACGGCAAGGCGACCGTGCCGGCGCCGCTCCGGGCCGGTGTGTCCTATGCCCGCCAGACCGGGGTCGAGCACGACGTCATCAACCCCAACGATTTCGAGTTCGTCTTCGTCGAGATCGAGGTCAAGGCCTGACCCTGCTGCCGGGCAGCCCCGCGCCCGGTCGCATTGACTTGACACCCTGCAGGGGTCATATGGGGTCCGCCCAGCGGTCCGGCCCGATCCACGAGCCTTATGTGACCGCTCCAAGTCCAGCGGAAAGAATGGACTAAACTACGGAAATTAAATGAGTTTTGAGAGTTTGGGGCTGAGCGCCCCGGTACTGCAGGCGGTGGCCGACAAGGGCTACACGACGCCGACCCTCATCCAGGAAAAGGCCATCCCCATCGTCCTGATGGGTCGCGATGTCCTCGGATGCGCCCAGACGGGCACAGGCAAGACTGCCTCCTTCGTCCTCCCCATGATCGACATTCTCGCGGAAGGCCGGTCGAAGTCGCGGATGCCGCGCTCGCTCATCCTCGAGCCGACCCGCGAACTGGCCGCCCAGGTGGCCGAAAACTTCGAGATCTACGGCAAGAACCACAAGCTCAACATGGCGCTGCTGATCGGCGGCGTGAGCTTCCCCGACCAGGAACGTGCCCTCGAACGCGGCGCCGACGTCCTGATCGCCACGCCGGGCCGGCTGCTCGACCATTTCGAGCGCGGCGGCATCCTGCTGAACGACGTCAAGATCCTGGTGATCGACGAAGCCGACCGCATGCTCGACATGGGCTTCATTCCGGACGTCGAGCGCATCGTAGCCACCCTGCCGCCGTTGCGACAGACCCTGTTCTTCTCCGCGACCATGCCGCCGGAGATCAAGCGCCTGGCCGACCGCTTCCTCAGCAACCCGAAGGAAGTCACCGTCTCGGCGCCGGCCTCGGCCTCCAAGAACATCGTGCAGGGCCTCGTGGTCGTGCAGGAAGACGACAAGCGTGAGGCTCTGCGGGCCCTGATCAAGGAACAGGACATCAAGAACGCGATCGTGTTCTGCAATCGCAAGCGCGACGTGGCGATCCTCCAGACTTCGCTGAAGAAGCACGGCTTCAATGCGGGCGCGCTGCATGGCGACATGAGCCAGCCGGCACGCATGGAGACGCTCGAGAAGTTCAAGCAGGGCGAGATCCAGATCCTGGTCGCCTCCGACGTCGCCGCCCGCGGCCTCGACATCGTGGCGATGAGCCATGTGTTCAACTTCGACGTGCCGTTCTCGCCCGAGGACTACGTCCACCGCATCGGCCGTACCGGCCGCGCCGGCAATACCGGTCATTCCTTCACCCTGGCCTCGCCCGACGAGGGCGGCCTGGTCGAGGCGATCGAGAAGCTGATCGGCACCACCATCCCGCGCGTCGAAGTGCCGGGCATGGCGGAACTCGCCTTCGAGCCGTCCGATGGACGCCGTCGCGGCCGTGGCCGCGGACGCGGTGGTTCCAGCAGCGGCAGCAGCCGTGGCCGCAGCGCCGGCGGCGGTCGTCCGCCGCGCGAGGCACGCCCCGAGCGCGAGCCGCGCCCGGAAGCGGAAGCCGCCCGTCCTGAAGTCGAGGCCCGTCCCGAGCGCGAGGCCCGTCCGGAGCGTGAGGCCCGCCCGCCGCGGGCGCCGCGTCCCGAGCGCGAGGCGCGTCCGCCGCGCGAGCCGCGGGCCGAGCGTCCGCCGCGTGAGGCCGCCCGTCCGGAGCGCGAGCCGCGTCCCGAACGTGAGGCACGTCCCGATCGTGAGGCACGGCCGCCGCGCGAGCCCCGTTCGGATCGCCGTCCGGATCGCTCGGAACGTCCCCGTCAGGATCGTCGCGATCGAGACGACTCGCCCGCGCCGCTCGGCCTCGGCGATCACGTGCCGGCTTTCCTCGCCCGTCCGACGCGCTAGAATCGCGCGTCGCGGCGGAGGGCGTTCATGCAGACCATTTTCGTCATGGTGAAATGCGAGCTCGGCAAGGCCTACGACGTTGCTGACAACGCCGTGGCCGTCGAGCAGGTCTCGGAGGTCTATTCGACCTCCGGGCAATACGATCTTCTGATGAAGTGCTATCTCGACGAGAAGACCGACATCGGTCATTTCGTGACGAGCCAGATCCAGACGCTTCCGGGCGTGAAGGACACCTTCACCCTGATCACCTTCAAGGCGTTTTCCTGAGTACGGCCCTTCCGCGCCGGCATCTCCCGAGGGGCGAGGATTTCCTTCTCCTCCCGCCTTCCATTCAGCCCTACGCCTATCGCAACGTCGACAAGCTCTTCGCCCATCGGGTGATCCGCCGGGGTGCGAGCCCGCGCGAGTTGCCGCGTGGCGCCGAGATCGCTCCGGTCTATGCCGCCGGCGGTCGCGAGCACGACGTCGCCTCGTTCATGGATCGCAACGTGGTCGTGGGCATCCTGGTGATCCATCGCGGCCGGATCGTGCTGGAACGCTACGGGCTCGGCCTGCAGGAGCACGATCGCTGGTCGACCATGTCGACCGTGAAGTCGATGACGGCGATGCTGGTGGGCGCCGCTGTTCACGACGGTGTCATCAAGTCGATCGACGATCCGCTGACCGACTACCTGCCGGCGCTGCGGCGATCGGCTTACGAGGGCGTGACTTTGCGGCATGTGATGACGATGTCGTCGGGCGTGCGCTGGACCGAGGTCTATCCCGACCGGAACTCCGACGTGAACCGCTACAGCAAGTCGCTGGCCGACAAGGTGCCCGACGGCGTGCTGAAGCTGATGGCGTCCCTGCCGCGCGCGCATCCGCCGGGCAGCACCTTCCTCTACAATTCCGGAGACACATTCTTGCTGGGCGCCGCGCTCACCCGCGCGGTCGGCAGGCCGCTGGCCGACTACATGTCGGAGAAGGTCTGGCAGCCGGCCGGCATGGAATGCGACGCCTTCTATACGCTCGAGAGCGAAGGCGGGCAGGAGATCGGCGGCAGTCGCGCCGGCATGGTCCTGCGCGACTTCGGCCGCTTCGCGGAGTTCGTGCGCAAAGACGGCGTGATCGACGGCGCGCGCGTGTTGCCCGAGGGCTGGGTCGCGGCGGCGGCGACGCCCGCCTTCAAGGTGCCCGCGCCGGTCGTCCCCGACATCACGCATTACGGCTACAGCTGGTGGCTGGGCGACGGCGTGATGGCCGCGATCGGCCATGCCGGCCAGCGCATCGACATCTATCGCGCGGAGGATCTGTCGGTGGTGACGCTCGCCGCCCTGCCGCAGCCGCCTTTCGTTCCCGCGACCGATCACGATCGGCGCGCCGAGATCGTGACCTTCACGCAGGCCGTGAGGGCGGCCTGCTCGAACTCCAACGAGTGAGCCAACGCATGTCGACGACGCCCGCCAAGAAGCTCGAAGTCTTCATCGAGCGTATCGTCATGGGCAGCCGCTGGCTTCAGGCGCCGCTCTACATTGGACTGGTCTTCGTGCTGGGCGTCGTGGTCGTGAAGTTTCCCTTCAAGATCTGGGAACTGATGCGCAAGGCGATCTCCGCCGAGGAGGCCGATCTCGTGCTCGCGGTGCTGTCGCTGGTCGACCTGATCATGGTGGCAAACCTCGTGGTGATGGTGATCATCTCCGGCTA
The nucleotide sequence above comes from Reyranella humidisoli. Encoded proteins:
- a CDS encoding cupin domain-containing protein, which translates into the protein MTDKERPLARPSVQIDNDRVIVTEWRFPPGSHTGWHRHNHDYVVVPVTTGELHIFDGKATVPAPLRAGVSYARQTGVEHDVINPNDFEFVFVEIEVKA
- a CDS encoding MATE family efflux transporter: MAHPLLTAPIGKSLWKLSAPTTAVMIVQTFVAIAETFIFGRLGTEALAGFALVFPLMMMMTMMAAGGMGGGVAAAMARTLGAGRTEDARKLVLHALVLGTVLALLFTLLAWTVAPALYRLLGGEGRSLANALTYSNVLFTGSIFIWANFFLSALLRGGGDATTPGRYMLVSSIAQVPLSYVLALGIGGWPGMGMAGPAVSALLTSAVSALLQARALWSGKLGFVPAAAGVPLQARLFWEILRVGLIASFSAFTANLTAMLVTGLVGRFGVAALAGYGIGVRLEFMLVPLAFGIGSGLTTIVGVAAGAGDWRRAVRAAWIGSLVAGFGIGAFGWIVALFPEGWARLFTDDPDVIAATVAYVTRVAPFYFVFGIGMTLSFASQGAGRMKAPFAAGVMRLFVASTGGWFAIEHLGWGLPGVFVAIAVGIVTFGSLIAGPLLVHPWRGRA
- a CDS encoding DEAD/DEAH box helicase encodes the protein MSFESLGLSAPVLQAVADKGYTTPTLIQEKAIPIVLMGRDVLGCAQTGTGKTASFVLPMIDILAEGRSKSRMPRSLILEPTRELAAQVAENFEIYGKNHKLNMALLIGGVSFPDQERALERGADVLIATPGRLLDHFERGGILLNDVKILVIDEADRMLDMGFIPDVERIVATLPPLRQTLFFSATMPPEIKRLADRFLSNPKEVTVSAPASASKNIVQGLVVVQEDDKREALRALIKEQDIKNAIVFCNRKRDVAILQTSLKKHGFNAGALHGDMSQPARMETLEKFKQGEIQILVASDVAARGLDIVAMSHVFNFDVPFSPEDYVHRIGRTGRAGNTGHSFTLASPDEGGLVEAIEKLIGTTIPRVEVPGMAELAFEPSDGRRRGRGRGRGGSSSGSSRGRSAGGGRPPREARPEREPRPEAEAARPEVEARPEREARPEREARPPRAPRPEREARPPREPRAERPPREAARPEREPRPEREARPDREARPPREPRSDRRPDRSERPRQDRRDRDDSPAPLGLGDHVPAFLARPTR
- a CDS encoding serine hydrolase domain-containing protein is translated as MPRGAEIAPVYAAGGREHDVASFMDRNVVVGILVIHRGRIVLERYGLGLQEHDRWSTMSTVKSMTAMLVGAAVHDGVIKSIDDPLTDYLPALRRSAYEGVTLRHVMTMSSGVRWTEVYPDRNSDVNRYSKSLADKVPDGVLKLMASLPRAHPPGSTFLYNSGDTFLLGAALTRAVGRPLADYMSEKVWQPAGMECDAFYTLESEGGQEIGGSRAGMVLRDFGRFAEFVRKDGVIDGARVLPEGWVAAAATPAFKVPAPVVPDITHYGYSWWLGDGVMAAIGHAGQRIDIYRAEDLSVVTLAALPQPPFVPATDHDRRAEIVTFTQAVRAACSNSNE
- a CDS encoding Lrp/AsnC ligand binding domain-containing protein, coding for MQTIFVMVKCELGKAYDVADNAVAVEQVSEVYSTSGQYDLLMKCYLDEKTDIGHFVTSQIQTLPGVKDTFTLITFKAFS